From Natrinema amylolyticum, the proteins below share one genomic window:
- a CDS encoding uS10/mL48 family ribosomal protein, with protein MTFVTRLTLQSGDRAALDSIVDDIKSNAERKGAALKGPHSHPPETFSVPQRCRLHADDDRSFSSWEYTVFTRELEIHGHDSLARNIASQSFPDSVHIEAEVEQIHGAGRSN; from the coding sequence ATGACCTTCGTCACCCGTCTCACCCTCCAAAGCGGCGATCGAGCCGCGCTCGATAGCATCGTCGATGACATCAAATCCAACGCGGAGCGAAAGGGAGCGGCGCTGAAAGGGCCCCACTCCCACCCGCCCGAGACGTTCTCGGTTCCCCAGCGCTGTCGACTCCACGCCGACGACGACCGCAGCTTCTCGTCGTGGGAGTACACCGTCTTCACCCGCGAACTCGAGATTCACGGCCACGACAGCCTCGCGCGCAACATCGCCTCGCAGAGCTTTCCCGACTCGGTCCACATCGAGGCCGAGGTCGAGCAGATCCACGGCGCGGGTCGCAGCAACTGA
- a CDS encoding bis(5'-nucleosyl)-tetraphosphatase, producing the protein MAVEATSAGAILFRDTRGRREYLLLKSRPGDWEFPKGGVEGDEELQQTAIREVTEEAGIEQFRLLDGFRKDYDYVFEANGKTIHKTVHLFIAKSFEASAELSNEHRDLQWRDYEQAINTVTQDGPREILEDAHEFLDEREEEAEE; encoded by the coding sequence ATGGCAGTCGAAGCTACGAGCGCAGGCGCGATCCTCTTCCGCGATACGCGGGGCCGGCGCGAGTATCTTCTACTCAAGAGCCGCCCAGGCGATTGGGAGTTTCCCAAGGGCGGTGTCGAAGGAGATGAAGAACTACAGCAGACGGCGATCCGCGAAGTAACGGAAGAGGCAGGTATCGAACAGTTCCGACTACTCGACGGCTTCCGAAAGGACTACGACTACGTCTTCGAGGCGAACGGCAAGACGATCCATAAGACCGTTCACCTCTTCATCGCGAAGTCGTTCGAGGCCAGTGCGGAACTCTCAAACGAACATCGCGACCTCCAGTGGCGCGATTACGAACAGGCGATCAACACCGTCACGCAGGACGGACCTCGAGAGATCTTAGAGGACGCCCACGAGTTCCTGGACGAGCGAGAGGAGGAGGCCGAAGAGTAA
- a CDS encoding acetamidase/formamidase family protein — MAQREVQQELYVDRYTLGLVGPDQEWAGTVADGGTIETYTPPGCWGPMVTPEFRGGHEVTRPIRVEGAEVGDAVALHIRDVEVTSMATSTGSMAEREDAFYDDPFVDHRCPECGTEWPETVVEGTGEEAIKCAECGANASSFGFEYGYTVAFDDDNTVGITLDEDGAHELAKDADEVMDIPENSRQHPILLYEPGEMPGTLGRLRPFIGNVGTTPPITMPDSHNAGDFGQYLIGAEHDYGVESEEDLKARTDGHMDIPQVRPGATLICPVKVDGAGVYVGDLHANQGDGELSLHTTDVSGTVRMDVEVIEDLELDGPVLLPPEEDLPFISEPYSDEEREAGRELGSEHGVDVETEMGPIQVIGSGATVNDATQNAFDRATKLLDMTEGEVRSRCTFTGGVQIGRLPGVVQLDMLAPLDVLEERGIDRLVRDQYDL; from the coding sequence ATGGCACAGCGAGAAGTACAACAGGAGCTGTACGTCGACCGGTACACGCTCGGCCTCGTCGGGCCCGATCAGGAGTGGGCGGGCACCGTCGCGGACGGCGGCACGATCGAGACGTACACCCCACCGGGCTGTTGGGGACCGATGGTCACGCCCGAGTTCCGCGGCGGCCACGAGGTGACACGACCGATCCGCGTCGAGGGCGCCGAGGTCGGCGACGCCGTCGCGCTCCACATCCGGGACGTGGAGGTGACGAGCATGGCGACGAGCACGGGCTCGATGGCCGAGCGCGAGGACGCCTTCTACGACGATCCGTTCGTCGATCACCGCTGTCCCGAGTGCGGCACCGAGTGGCCCGAGACGGTCGTCGAAGGAACCGGCGAAGAGGCGATCAAATGCGCCGAGTGCGGCGCCAACGCCTCCTCGTTCGGCTTCGAGTACGGCTACACGGTCGCCTTCGACGACGACAACACCGTCGGGATCACGCTCGATGAAGACGGGGCGCACGAACTCGCGAAGGACGCCGACGAGGTGATGGACATCCCCGAGAACTCGCGGCAGCATCCCATCCTGCTGTACGAGCCCGGCGAGATGCCCGGCACGCTGGGGCGACTGCGACCGTTCATCGGAAACGTCGGAACGACGCCGCCGATCACGATGCCCGACTCCCACAACGCCGGCGACTTCGGCCAATACCTCATCGGGGCCGAACACGACTACGGCGTCGAGAGCGAGGAAGACCTCAAGGCCCGAACGGACGGCCACATGGACATCCCGCAGGTCCGACCGGGCGCGACCCTCATCTGTCCCGTCAAGGTCGACGGGGCCGGCGTCTACGTCGGCGACTTACACGCCAATCAGGGCGACGGCGAACTCTCCCTGCACACGACCGACGTGAGCGGCACCGTCCGGATGGACGTCGAGGTCATCGAGGACCTCGAGCTCGACGGACCCGTCCTGCTGCCGCCCGAGGAGGACCTGCCGTTCATCAGCGAACCGTACAGCGACGAGGAGCGCGAGGCGGGCCGCGAGCTCGGCTCGGAACACGGCGTCGACGTCGAGACGGAGATGGGCCCGATCCAGGTGATCGGTTCCGGCGCGACGGTCAACGACGCCACGCAGAACGCCTTCGACCGCGCGACGAAACTGCTGGACATGACCGAGGGCGAGGTCCGCTCCCGGTGTACGTTCACCGGCGGCGTCCAGATCGGCCGCCTGCCGGGCGTCGTCCAACTGGACATGCTCGCACCGCTGGACGTCCTCGAGGAGCGCGGTATCGACCGACTGGTGCGCGATCAGTACGATCTGTAG
- a CDS encoding DUF2267 domain-containing protein: MGDSEFHDRVTQAGPVDDHEPITNATLETLGEALSSGQADDVADYLPDECAESLREGGERTAAEAGGTGSDGAGETPRVSESERRSREVESLGREEFLQRVWEREREYAAGNIEDELETEIDVRVAAVTDALEGSIPREERRGLRSQIPDDLEALFADGEGAR, translated from the coding sequence ATGGGCGACTCCGAGTTCCACGACCGGGTAACGCAGGCGGGACCGGTCGACGACCACGAACCGATCACGAACGCGACCCTCGAGACGCTCGGCGAAGCGCTCTCGAGCGGGCAGGCGGACGACGTCGCCGACTACCTGCCCGACGAGTGCGCCGAGTCGCTGCGCGAGGGCGGCGAACGGACCGCTGCCGAGGCGGGCGGAACCGGCAGCGATGGGGCGGGCGAGACGCCCCGCGTCTCGGAGAGCGAACGGCGAAGCCGTGAGGTCGAGTCCCTCGGCCGCGAGGAGTTTCTGCAGCGCGTCTGGGAGCGCGAACGGGAGTACGCGGCCGGGAACATCGAGGACGAGTTGGAGACGGAGATCGATGTCCGCGTCGCCGCCGTCACCGACGCGCTCGAGGGGTCGATCCCCCGCGAGGAACGGCGGGGGCTCCGCTCGCAGATTCCCGACGACCTCGAGGCGCTGTTCGCCGACGGCGAGGGAGCGCGGTAG
- a CDS encoding DUF2267 domain-containing protein encodes MQEDEFYGLVQEAGHLDTMDRAQAATEAVLETLGETLTGGEAENVAAQLPDELAGIVEDADHDGAGYDREDFVERVGDQLRGTDVEPDDASQYADAVTDALAVALTDGELQDLKSQLDDELDPLFEGVTIDRENV; translated from the coding sequence ATGCAAGAAGACGAGTTCTACGGACTGGTACAGGAAGCGGGCCACCTCGACACGATGGACCGCGCGCAGGCCGCGACCGAGGCCGTCCTCGAGACGCTAGGCGAGACGCTGACCGGCGGCGAGGCCGAGAACGTCGCCGCACAGCTCCCCGACGAACTAGCCGGGATCGTCGAGGACGCCGACCACGACGGTGCCGGCTACGATCGGGAGGACTTCGTCGAACGGGTGGGCGATCAGCTTCGGGGCACGGACGTCGAACCCGACGATGCGTCGCAGTACGCCGACGCGGTCACCGACGCCCTCGCGGTCGCGCTGACCGACGGCGAGCTACAGGATCTGAAGTCCCAGCTCGACGACGAGCTCGATCCGCTGTTCGAGGGCGTCACGATCGACCGGGAAAACGTTTGA
- a CDS encoding DUF7576 family protein: MTDSPDEDSPECRQCGSPVGPSSEHRVVTSVQDGTAVYRHFCSDDCREQWESSNAA; encoded by the coding sequence ATGACTGATTCGCCGGACGAAGATTCGCCCGAGTGTCGACAGTGTGGGAGCCCCGTCGGACCGTCTTCCGAACACCGTGTCGTGACGAGTGTCCAAGACGGGACGGCCGTCTACCGCCACTTCTGTAGCGACGACTGCCGCGAACAGTGGGAGTCGTCGAACGCGGCCTGA